The following DNA comes from Bacteroidetes bacterium SB0662_bin_6.
CTCTTCCCGGAAAATGGCCAACATCTGCCAAAACTACGGCGGGGAGGCGGATTATCGCAAAATACGGCGCGGGCCAGGCGAGGAGCCCGGAGGAACGCGCATTGCCCGGTTTCTATGCCTCTATATTCACGGCTTTCGCCGGTTCGATCGCCGCGGCCCGCACTGCAGGATACAAGCCCGCCGCCGCACAAAGCCCGATCGCCGCAACGCTTACCGTCAGCAGGTCCCCGCCCTCTATGAACACCGGATAGGCATCGATCAGGAAGGATTCCGCGCCGGCAAGCGGCACCAGTCCGAAATGTTGCTGCAGCAAGGCGAGCCCAAGCCCGATAACCAGTCCGGAAACGGTGCCGGTTACCCCCACCATGACGCCCTCCAGCAAAAAAATGCGGCGGATATCCCGGCGAGAAACGCCCATGGCCCGCAACACCCCCACGTCGCGGCGCTTTTCGATGACGATCATGGTCAAAGACCCCACGATATTGCACGAAGCCACCACGATAATCAGCCCCAGTACAAAGGTGGCGGCCCACTTTTCGAGGCGCATGACATCGTATAGCGACTTGCGCAGGTCGTACCATGTGACGACCTCGAAGGGCGCGGGCAGGCGTGCTGCCAGCATTTGCTTGACCGCATCGGCTTGTTCGAGATCGGCAAGGCGGAGTTCGACCCCGCTTACGAAATCACCCGTGCGAAAAAGGCGCTGGGCTTCCTTCGTTTCGATGAACACATGGCTTTCGTCATAAATGTCCTCCATCTCGAAGAGCCCGCGCACATCGAACAGGGCCGGGGGAGAAGCCATGATCCCCAGGAAGTTTGTCGCCATATCCTCGATATCGGGCGCAGAAAGCAGGGCCACCCGACCGGCCGAGGAGTCCGTGGAGGGCAGGAGGGCGAGCCGGTAGGCCAGCGACATGCCTGCGACCAGTCCGGGACGTCCGTTGCGCCGCTCCAGATCGAACGCGCCGAAACCTGTGCGATCCACTACGTCGCTCACGCCGGCATAGGCCTGCGGATCCACGCCGCGCACAATAACCACCTTGTTCACTTCGGCGCCTTCCTCCGGCGCCAGGAGCGCTTTCCCCTCGACATAGGCAGAGGCGGACTCGACGCCCGGCAGTTCAAGCGCCACCGCAGCCAGCGAGTCCGGGTTGGCTACACCGGCCTTCCCGACCCCGACGATCCGCACATGCGGATCAATCGAAACCAGCATGTCGCGCACGAAATAGTAGAATCCGTTCATCACGGAAAGCACGACGACAAGCGCAGCCACTCCGAGAGCGACGCCTGCCACGGAGATGCCGGTGATGAACGAAATGAGGGTGACCTGCCGGCGGCCTGCAAGGTAGCGCCGGGCGATCAGAAAGCGAAAGTCCACCCGGTCAGAAGGTTACAACATGGGCTGCGGATCGGTGAAAGCGCCCTCGGGAGCTTCCATGGGCATGTCCACCCGGTCCGTATACAACACAAAGCCGTCGCTGGGCTTTCGCTCCGAAACGACCAGGGCGCCGGAAGGCGTATCGAAGGCCTTGTGGTCGGACCAGGAAATCGGCTGAGGCACATGGTCCGGCGGATGATGCTGCAAGTGGTAAGCCCAGTGCCGGACCCTGCCCGTCTCCTTGTCTGTGTACACCCAGTACTGGTCACCCGGTGTCAGGCCCACCTCCCCGAACGAAAGGTGCAGTACATCCAGGTCGCCCGTGGAAGAGTCGGGCAGATAGCTTCGGTGTACACCTTCGTCGAACAGCTTGACGGGCATAAGCAACCAGTACGTGTCATTGATGAACCGGCGGTAGGCGCTTTCGAGCATACCCGATTCCTCTTCATCGCCCACCCGCTCTCCGAAAAGCCAGACGCTCCCCTCTTCAGGAGCATGTGTGTTGAAAAGCGCCACATATACCGTATCCCCGCCGCCCGGCATTTCCACCCGGTAATCTCCCGTCATACGATCCCACAAGTGCCGGCCGTGCACGCTCCGGGTCGGCTGTTCGACCGTGGAGTCGGCCTCCGCGGGCGCGTTCGACCCGGTGGCGAAATCGAATCGCAGATAGCGCAGGTCCGCCCATGCGCCGGGCCCGCCGTACGCTTCGAAAACCTTCATGGCCACGGTGTCGGCTTTCGTTTCCATTGCGGGCATGGCAGTGTCCGGGCCCTCCATGGATAGGCCGCCGCAGCCGGTCAGCGCGGCGACAAAAAGAAGGAGCCCCGTCAAAAAACATGTGGGGAAGCGGAAAATGGAGCAAGCGTTGCGCTGTGTCATGGTCGAATCGCGTTCATGATAGAAACGGGCCGGCGGCAAGGCGCCGTGCGCCTGTCTGCAAGGCAAAAAGCCCTTCAAACAAGGGATACTCTGATCAAGTCCGCGAAGTTCAGAGTATTCCTTGCTACACATTGAACCGGAACAGTATCACGTCGCCGTCCGCCACCACATATTCTCTTCCTTCGGCGCGCATGGCGCCGGCTTCCCGGGCCGCCGTTTCCGAGCCGTACCGCATCAAGTCCTCGTAGCGGATCGTTTCCGCGCGAATGAATCCCTTTTCGAAATCCGAATGTACGACACCGCCTGCGGCCGGCGCACGGGCGCCCCGCACCACGGTACAGGCCCGCGTTTCCTTCGGCCCGGTCGTAAAAAACGTAATGAGGTTCAGTAATTCGTAGCCTGCCGCTACGAACCGGTCCATGCCGGGCGCCTCAAGCCCCAGTTCCTCCAGCCAGGCCGCTCTCTCTTGATCACCCAGCGACGCAAGCTGCGCCTCCAGTTCAGCGCAAACGACTACGCACGAAAATCCTTCCGCGGAGGCGATTTCCCGTACGGCCTCCGCGTGGGGGCCCCCATCGGGCAGGTCGTCCTCGGCCACGTTGGCTACATAAAGCACCGGTTTCGCAGACAAAAGGAAAAGCGCATCAAGGCGGTCTTCGTCCCCGGGTTGCACAGGAAATGTACGCGCCGCCTTGCCGTCCCCTACATAGGCATGCACCTTCTCGACAAAAGCCAGTTCGTCTCGCAGCGTCCGGTCCCCGCCCTTGGCCTGCTTGGCGACTTTTTCGATGCGCCGCTCAAGGGACTCAAGGTCCTTCAGCAACAATTCCGTTTCTATGATTCCGATGTCGCGGGCCGGGTCCACCGTGCCGGTGACATGCGTAACGTCGGGATCCTCGAAGCAACGCGCCACATGCACAATCGCATCCACTTCCCGGATATGCGCCAGAAACCGGTTTCCGAGACCCTCTCCTTTCGAAGCGCCCGCGACAAGCCCTGCGATGTCCACGTATTCGACCGTGGCGGGCGTCGCCTTGTCGGAGCCGGAGAGCTCGGCCAAACGATAAAGCCGTTCATCAGGTACGGGGGCGATGCCGACATTCGGCTCGATGGTGCAGAAGGGATAGTTTTCCGAGCGCGCTCCTGCGCCGCTGAGCACATTGAATAGCGACGACTTGCCGACGTTGGGCAATCCTGTTATGCCGCAGCGTAAAGCCATGCGTTTTTCGGTTCAGCCCTGGTACGGTACGCTCACGAAGGTGCGCTCCGGCAATCGGACCGCGGTCAGGCGGCCCAGACCGGGATGCTCATGGAAGGCGCATCCTGTATCGATAAGCACAAGTTGCTTCTCATTACGGGGAATACGATGGGGCGTGTGCCCGCATACGACCGTTTTTTCCCAGGCCAGGGTTTCCGCATGCAGGAATCCTCGCTCCCAAAGAAAAATGTGTTCGTCGCCCTGCTCCATGCTCCGGGCCACGGTCCAGTTCGACAGCAAGCCCGCATGCACAAAAAAGAAGTCCGGTGTGTCGAACCAGCGTTTCGTGGCGCGCAAAAAATCTATATGCTCGCGAGGGATTTCGACGGCGCCGCCGGCAACCCGGTAGCTGTCCTGCGTTTGCGTGCCGCCATTCATAATCCAGAAGTACTGATCCTTTCCTGCAAGAGCATCCAGCATCATCGCCTCGTGGTTTCCCCTGAGGAAGGTGCATGGAACCTGTTCGGCAAGCGCCAGAAGAAAGTCGATGACGCTCCGGACATCCGGTCCGCGGTCCACGTAATCCCCCACGAAAACAAGATGATCCTCCGGAGTCGGGGCCAATTTCCCGATCAGCGCCTTCAGGGTGCGGGCGCACCCGTGTATATCTCCTATGGCTATAAAACCCATGGTTTCCCGCCGTTCACTCGTCGGACTTCGCATCGGGCGCGGGCGGATCTGCGCCGGCGCGCTTCAGAATAGAAGTCATTCCGATCAGGCCTCGCCCCGACTTTTTCAGCAGGCGCTGCTTGTGCAGGTCGAGCAACACCGCATCGAGAATCCCATTGATAAATCGCCCGCTTTCCGCCGTACTGTATCTCTTGACGATTTCTATCGCCTCGTTGATCGACACCTTCGGAGGAATATCCTCGAACGCCAGCATCTCGGCGATAGCTATCCGGAGAGCAATGTGATCAATCAGTGCGATGCGTGACAGTTCCCAGTTTTCCGAATGCGCTCCGATGATTTCGTCGAGGCGGGCGATATGGCTCCGGACCCATCCGAAAAGGTCCTTGGCGAAGGCAAGGACCTCAGTATCGTCGCGGAGTTTCGGCGCAATGATCGTTTCGACGAAGTGGGCAGCCTCTTCACCGTCTGCCATCTCACTCGCGTAGAGCGCCTGCATAACGCGCGCTCTTGCTTCTCTGCGATTGCTCATATGGATACTCTGATCAAGTCCGCGAAGTTCAGAGGCTGCGAGAAGCACGCTGGCAAGAAATGACGAAGCAATGTGGCAGGCCCCACATAATGAGGAATGACGCGGCCAGCGTGCTTCTCGCAGCCTCCCGAAGGGCGCTCCGCGCTCACACCGCCCCGAATCCGCGGCGTTTCGCGTAATTTCAATAATGCAATTATAATATCTTTTATGCACGAACGCGGAGCGCTGATCGAAGCGGTTTTGATCAGAGTATCCATATGTCAAAGAGGATCGGGCGCTGCCGGTTCACGGGATGGCGACGGAGCACTTCGTGCGTGGAGGGCACGGGCGCTGCCGGAAAGCGTATGCATATTCGTAAAGATGCTTGAGGTTCTTGTTCCAAACGAGATTTTTCGGGCAGAACGGTTCCTGTTTCTCCTCTTCACCGCCAGTTCACGCGCCGGATCGTTTTGCCGTCTGTTCGAAACCATACCCCGCCGGCCCTGGAGGTCAGCACCACCTCGAAACCCGCAGCAGTCAGGCGGTCCAGTACTTCCTGGTTCGGGAGTCCGTAACGATTGCGCTCCGCGACGCTGACCACCGCATACGGTTTGCGGGGATTCTGCGTCGGTTCGTTCATGGAGACACCTGTTTTTACGGCGCCCGCGGGATTCGAATCCCGGCTTCGTGCGCCCAGCACGCCGTTAAGAAACGCCGGTGCGGAGCTGGTCCTGGATCCGTGGTGCCCGACTTTCAGGACATCGCTTTGAAGCAGGTCCTTGTACCGCCGTGCAAGCCGGAGTTCGGCCTCAAGAGGGGCATCCCCTGTAAAGAGAAACGAAGCCTCGCCGTAGCACACGAGCAGCATCACGGAGTGTGCATTCGGGCCATCTTCCGGGACCTCTTCGGGCGGGTACAATACGTAGGCGCGCACCTGGGGCGACAACATGAGGGTATCGCCTATCCGCACCGCGCGATGCGGAATATTCAGGCTATCCAGCAGGGCGTCGGTTTCTGTAAAGAGCGACGATGAGTGCCGGTACCCCGACCGCAGCACACGGCCCACGGGCACGGAACGCAGTACGGAAGGAATGCCCCCGATATGATCAC
Coding sequences within:
- a CDS encoding ABC transporter permease, with translation MDFRFLIARRYLAGRRQVTLISFITGISVAGVALGVAALVVVLSVMNGFYYFVRDMLVSIDPHVRIVGVGKAGVANPDSLAAVALELPGVESASAYVEGKALLAPEEGAEVNKVVIVRGVDPQAYAGVSDVVDRTGFGAFDLERRNGRPGLVAGMSLAYRLALLPSTDSSAGRVALLSAPDIEDMATNFLGIMASPPALFDVRGLFEMEDIYDESHVFIETKEAQRLFRTGDFVSGVELRLADLEQADAVKQMLAARLPAPFEVVTWYDLRKSLYDVMRLEKWAATFVLGLIIVVASCNIVGSLTMIVIEKRRDVGVLRAMGVSRRDIRRIFLLEGVMVGVTGTVSGLVIGLGLALLQQHFGLVPLAGAESFLIDAYPVFIEGGDLLTVSVAAIGLCAAAGLYPAVRAAAIEPAKAVNIEA
- the ychF gene encoding redox-regulated ATPase YchF; its protein translation is MALRCGITGLPNVGKSSLFNVLSGAGARSENYPFCTIEPNVGIAPVPDERLYRLAELSGSDKATPATVEYVDIAGLVAGASKGEGLGNRFLAHIREVDAIVHVARCFEDPDVTHVTGTVDPARDIGIIETELLLKDLESLERRIEKVAKQAKGGDRTLRDELAFVEKVHAYVGDGKAARTFPVQPGDEDRLDALFLLSAKPVLYVANVAEDDLPDGGPHAEAVREIASAEGFSCVVVCAELEAQLASLGDQERAAWLEELGLEAPGMDRFVAAGYELLNLITFFTTGPKETRACTVVRGARAPAAGGVVHSDFEKGFIRAETIRYEDLMRYGSETAAREAGAMRAEGREYVVADGDVILFRFNV
- a CDS encoding serine/threonine protein phosphatase, yielding MGFIAIGDIHGCARTLKALIGKLAPTPEDHLVFVGDYVDRGPDVRSVIDFLLALAEQVPCTFLRGNHEAMMLDALAGKDQYFWIMNGGTQTQDSYRVAGGAVEIPREHIDFLRATKRWFDTPDFFFVHAGLLSNWTVARSMEQGDEHIFLWERGFLHAETLAWEKTVVCGHTPHRIPRNEKQLVLIDTGCAFHEHPGLGRLTAVRLPERTFVSVPYQG
- the nusB gene encoding transcription antitermination factor NusB — protein: MSNRREARARVMQALYASEMADGEEAAHFVETIIAPKLRDDTEVLAFAKDLFGWVRSHIARLDEIIGAHSENWELSRIALIDHIALRIAIAEMLAFEDIPPKVSINEAIEIVKRYSTAESGRFINGILDAVLLDLHKQRLLKKSGRGLIGMTSILKRAGADPPAPDAKSDE